The following proteins come from a genomic window of Miscanthus floridulus cultivar M001 chromosome 2, ASM1932011v1, whole genome shotgun sequence:
- the LOC136540552 gene encoding uncharacterized protein produces MSSSLLPTTSGGAHICPSPPRPRRRRCCQVIAAASAPPASDGVGRRAVSLAGVAAWLATTVGRADAASPLDKYVKRKKLEPLESYVPAVLLTIDQFVDLEKSLEFEKPMYDESRSLLRSGPASSLRVNIRAVAQYASSNGQGKAASDAVDECLRALEDLDSLLLHASRNDPSASVETMRSKITVALAALDNLLQTVPSAVLDKGKAITDAYRTPVDDYVEENAAELDPRLKQLEDIL; encoded by the exons ATGTCGTCATCGCTCCTGCCCACCACCTCCGGCGGGGCTCACATCTGCCCGTCCCCGCCTcgaccgcgccgccgccggtgctGCCAAGTAatcgccgccgcctccgctccgCCCGCTTCCGACGGCGTCGGCCGCCGCGCCGTCTCCCTGGCCGGCGTCGCCGCCTGGCTCGCCACTACCGTCGGCC GGGCAGACGCGGCCAGTCCATTGGACAAGTATGTCAAGAG GAAGAAGCTGGAGCCTTTGGAGAGCTACGTTCCGGCTGTCCTGCTGACTATTGACCAATTCGTTGATCTAG AGAAATCTTTAGAATTTGAGAAACCAATGTATGACGAGAGCAGATCATTACTTCGCTCTGGACCGGCATCATCTTTGCGGGTCAACATTCGGGCA GTGGCACAATATGCTTCTAGTAATGGTCAAGGCAAGGCTGCATCAGACGCTGTGGACGAGTGCTTACG AGCATTGGAAGATCTCGACTCACTGCTACTACATGCATCACGGAATGATCCGTCAGCGTCCGTTGAAACCATGAGGAGCAAGATCACTGTTGCCCTTGCAGCATTAGACAA TCTCTTGCAAACGGTGCCATCTGCAGTACTGGATAAAGGAAAGGCGATTACTGATGCATACCGGACTCCGGTGGATGATTATGTAGAGGAAAATGCTGCCGAGTTGGATCCCAGGCTGAAACAGTTGGAGGATATTCTTTAA